A window of the Budorcas taxicolor isolate Tak-1 chromosome 8, Takin1.1, whole genome shotgun sequence genome harbors these coding sequences:
- the LOC128052061 gene encoding high mobility group protein B3-like, whose amino-acid sequence MAKGDPKKPKGKMSAYAFFVQMCREEHKKNPEVPVNFAEFSKKCSERWKTVSGKEKSKFDEMAKADKVRYDREMKDYGPAKGGKKKDPNAPKRPPSGFFLFCSEFRPKIKSANPGISIGDVAKKLGEMWNNLSDSEKQPYINKAAKLKEKYEKDVADYKSKGKFDGAKGAAKVARKKVEEEDEEDEEEEEEEEEEDELKKKLLICLLVNTLE is encoded by the coding sequence ATGGCTAAAGGTGATCCCAAGAAACCAAAGGGCAAGATGTCTGCTTATGCCTTCTTTGTGCAGATGTGCAGAGAGGAACATAAGAAAAACCCAGAGGTCCCTGTCAattttgctgaattttccaagaaATGCTCTGAGAGGTGGAAGACCGTGTCCGGGAAAGAGAAGTCGAAGTTCGATGAAATGGCAAAGGCGGATAAAGTGCGCTATGATCGGGAAATGAAGGATTACGGACCAGCTAAGGGAGGCAAGAAGAAGGACCCTAATGCCCCCAAGAGACCACCGTCTGGATTTTTCCTATTCTGCTCTGAATTCCGCCCCAAGATCAAGTCTGCAAACCCTGGCATCTCTATTGGAGATGTGGCGAAGAAGCTGGGCGAGATGTGGAATAACTTAAGTGACAGTGAGAAgcagccatacatcaacaaggCAGCGAAGCTGAAGGAGAAGTATGAGAAGGATGTCGCAGACTATAAGTCTAAAGGGAAGTTTGATGGTGCCAAGGGTGCTGCTAAAGTTGCCCGGAAAAAGGTGGAAGAGGAAGACgaagaggatgaggaggaggaggaggaggaggaggaagaggatgaattaaaaaaaaaactgttgatcTGTCTCCTTGTGAATACCTTAGAGTAG